A window of the Candidatus Liberibacter solanacearum CLso-ZC1 genome harbors these coding sequences:
- the tig gene encoding trigger factor, producing MQIIEKFSEGLNRELDVVIPSNQLTESFNKRLEDIRSTAHIKGFRPGKVPFSHIKSIYGKSILSEIIDDLIKKTVPEVLSKRDERAAMRPKITINEGDEKETTSRLMDGSIDLKLGLSYDILPKVEINIFDDLQITRDVCEIDDKEIDKHMSDIAEKNIAFEVKEKEAAIGDRITVDYTLSVDDVVLKDHSKENIQFIVGSEELFPETTNTLVDLKAGEHKEIERVFPEDHSIKDLAGKKVKLNFSIKEVSSPLPAIVNDDLAIRLGFESEAIMRDFLSNQIKKQSEVAVRQKLKRQVIDYLNEKYIFDIPQSLLDNEYNGILQQIRSEMNPSGNDMQNNDSIKEEDLQDYRLLAERRVRAGIVLGTIGEKNSIEVTEEEIKSALYQQLSRFPGQEKKMLDYFQNSPNAIAELRAPIFEEKVIDYILKNAQVVDKKVTIEQLFSYSVESSQDEVSHEIS from the coding sequence ATGCAAATTATTGAAAAATTTTCAGAAGGGTTAAATAGAGAATTGGATGTGGTTATACCGTCCAATCAATTGACTGAGAGTTTTAATAAGCGCTTAGAAGATATAAGAAGTACGGCTCATATTAAAGGCTTTCGTCCAGGTAAAGTCCCTTTTTCTCATATTAAATCAATATATGGAAAATCTATCCTATCTGAAATTATTGATGATCTTATTAAAAAGACTGTACCAGAGGTTCTTTCTAAGCGAGATGAAAGAGCTGCAATGCGCCCAAAAATTACAATTAATGAAGGGGATGAGAAGGAAACAACTTCTCGTTTGATGGACGGGTCTATAGATCTAAAATTAGGCTTGTCCTATGATATTCTTCCTAAGGTTGAAATTAATATTTTTGATGATTTGCAGATAACTCGAGATGTTTGTGAAATTGATGATAAAGAAATTGACAAGCATATGTCTGATATTGCGGAAAAAAATATCGCATTTGAAGTAAAAGAAAAAGAAGCTGCGATTGGTGATAGGATTACAGTAGATTACACTTTATCTGTTGATGATGTAGTACTCAAAGATCATTCTAAGGAAAATATTCAATTCATTGTAGGTTCTGAAGAGCTTTTTCCAGAAACAACCAATACTCTTGTGGATCTTAAAGCAGGGGAACATAAAGAAATAGAGCGTGTTTTTCCAGAAGATCATTCTATTAAAGATTTGGCTGGAAAGAAAGTTAAGCTCAATTTTTCTATTAAAGAAGTTTCTTCTCCTCTCCCTGCGATTGTAAATGATGATTTGGCTATTAGATTGGGTTTTGAATCAGAAGCTATTATGAGAGATTTTTTGTCTAACCAAATAAAAAAACAGTCTGAAGTTGCGGTAAGACAAAAACTTAAGCGTCAGGTTATAGATTATCTCAATGAGAAATATATTTTTGATATTCCGCAATCTCTTTTAGATAATGAATACAATGGTATTTTACAACAGATTCGTTCTGAGATGAATCCTTCTGGTAATGACATGCAAAATAACGATTCTATTAAAGAAGAAGATTTGCAAGATTATCGTCTGCTAGCAGAGCGTCGTGTTCGAGCGGGAATCGTTTTGGGGACAATAGGTGAAAAAAATAGTATAGAGGTAACAGAGGAAGAGATCAAATCTGCTCTTTACCAGCAATTAAGTCGTTTTCCTGGTCAGGAAAAGAAAATGCTTGATTATTTTCAGAACTCTCCTAACGCGATTGCTGAGTTGCGTGCTCCAATTTTTGAGGAGAAGGTTATTGATTATATATTAAAAAATGCACAGGTTGTAGATAAAAAAGTGACGATAGAGCAATTGTTTTCTTACTCTGTCGAATCATCTCAAGATGAAGTGTCTCATGAGATATCCTAA
- a CDS encoding branched-chain amino acid ABC transporter permease, translated as MLAWGLSVIAGSAGLFSLNYVVAYAVGAYTYVILGNNYGFSPWLLLPMSAILSGACGLVLGLPSLKFRGDYLAIATFIISEIFHNILIRWKPLTNGKAGLYIADRLMYLGADLRGILRFFRYPSSIVFYKIFMYYVVLFLCFLSAWIILRLRRTSMGNAWRTIKDNQRAFSSFNTTIIFSKLSAFSFGCMFAGVAGGLLAASRGYVSPDMFKMSENIALISIVILGGMTSLSHIAWVALIMISGMELLCGVNFYYFNSFLKFDCSFNMRHSVLMIVSLFFVILLRSYSLIKLRYPSPFLDLKK; from the coding sequence ATGCTCGCATGGGGTTTGAGTGTTATAGCGGGTTCTGCTGGATTATTTAGTCTTAATTATGTTGTTGCATATGCTGTTGGTGCATATACTTACGTTATCTTAGGTAATAATTACGGTTTTTCTCCATGGTTGTTGTTGCCTATGTCGGCTATTCTTTCTGGTGCCTGTGGATTAGTTTTAGGATTGCCTTCTCTCAAATTTCGAGGAGATTATTTAGCTATTGCAACATTTATTATATCGGAGATTTTTCATAACATTTTGATTCGATGGAAACCATTAACGAATGGAAAAGCAGGGCTTTATATAGCTGATCGTTTGATGTATCTTGGGGCGGATCTTAGGGGTATTTTACGTTTTTTCCGATATCCTTCTTCTATTGTTTTTTATAAAATATTTATGTATTACGTTGTGTTGTTTTTATGTTTTTTATCTGCATGGATCATTTTACGGTTGCGTCGTACATCTATGGGCAATGCTTGGAGAACTATTAAGGATAATCAAAGAGCATTTTCTTCCTTTAATACAACAATCATTTTTTCTAAATTATCCGCATTTTCTTTTGGTTGTATGTTTGCAGGAGTTGCTGGAGGATTATTAGCTGCCTCAAGGGGATATGTGTCTCCGGATATGTTTAAAATGTCTGAAAATATAGCTCTCATATCTATTGTTATTCTCGGTGGAATGACTTCTCTTTCGCATATTGCATGGGTTGCACTGATCATGATCAGTGGAATGGAGCTTTTATGTGGAGTTAATTTCTACTATTTTAATTCGTTCTTAAAATTTGATTGCTCGTTCAATATGCGGCATAGTGTCTTAATGATTGTTTCTTTATTTTTTGTCATATTATTGAGATCGTATTCTTTAATTAAGTTGCGTTATCCTTCTCCTTTTTTGGATTTGAAGAAGTAA
- the sciP gene encoding CtrA inhibitor SciP, whose translation MTEKLQSHMKYVIGPDGSPLTMANLPPPNTRRWVVRRKAEVVAAVQGGLLSLEEACQIYTLTVEEFLSWQASIIQHGLAGLRTTRIQKYRE comes from the coding sequence ATGACTGAAAAACTACAGTCCCATATGAAATATGTAATAGGTCCAGATGGAAGCCCTCTTACCATGGCAAACCTCCCTCCCCCCAACACACGACGTTGGGTTGTAAGAAGAAAGGCAGAAGTTGTAGCTGCTGTACAAGGGGGGTTACTAAGCCTAGAAGAAGCATGTCAAATTTACACGCTTACTGTAGAAGAATTTCTGTCGTGGCAAGCGTCAATTATACAACATGGACTTGCAGGATTGCGCACCACTCGAATACAAAAATATCGAGAATAA
- the ctrA gene encoding response regulator transcription factor CtrA, with the protein MRVLLIEDDSALANSIELMLKSENFNVYVTNLGEDGVDLGKIYDYDIILLDLNLPDISGFEVLRTLRMARISTPVCILSGMSSIEDKVRGLGYGADDYISKPLNKDELVARIHAIVRRSRGHAQSVIATGDLVVNLDAKTVEVQGHRIHLTGKEYQMIELLSLRKNTTLTKEMFLNHLYDGRDEPEVKIIDVFICKLRKKLSNAADGKNYIETVWGRGYVLRESDKNATCEYLETA; encoded by the coding sequence ATGCGGGTTTTACTGATTGAGGATGATAGTGCATTAGCAAACAGTATTGAGCTAATGTTAAAGTCAGAAAATTTTAATGTATACGTTACCAATCTAGGCGAAGATGGCGTAGATCTAGGTAAAATTTACGACTATGATATCATCCTTCTAGATCTTAATCTTCCTGATATATCTGGATTTGAAGTACTTCGAACATTGCGCATGGCAAGAATTTCTACTCCTGTTTGCATACTTTCTGGTATGTCTAGCATAGAGGATAAGGTGCGAGGACTAGGATATGGAGCAGATGATTATATAAGCAAGCCTCTTAATAAAGATGAACTTGTCGCTCGTATCCATGCGATTGTCCGTCGATCCAGAGGACACGCTCAGTCAGTAATCGCTACCGGAGATTTAGTGGTGAATCTTGACGCGAAAACTGTTGAAGTTCAAGGGCATAGAATTCATCTCACTGGGAAAGAATATCAAATGATAGAATTACTTTCTCTTCGCAAAAACACAACTTTAACAAAGGAAATGTTTCTCAATCATCTATATGACGGTAGAGACGAACCAGAAGTTAAAATCATTGATGTTTTTATTTGCAAACTACGAAAAAAGCTCAGCAATGCTGCCGATGGGAAAAACTATATAGAAACAGTTTGGGGGCGCGGATATGTTTTGAGAGAAAGTGATAAAAACGCAACGTGCGAATATCTCGAAACAGCATAA
- a CDS encoding response regulator has translation MPSLLLVDSSHIVRKVGTKLFSSFGFTVYEASNIYEARKLCEKESLPDYLIIDEFMEDALEFITCIRKMPLGINVFIYYLLIEVDFDKMIAGARAGVNSFLLKPFNREAIQFAMRDLPQINQLKDGNNLSNSI, from the coding sequence ATGCCCAGCCTTCTTTTAGTTGACTCTTCTCATATTGTTAGAAAAGTAGGGACAAAACTTTTTAGCAGCTTTGGTTTCACGGTTTATGAGGCTTCGAATATATATGAAGCACGAAAATTATGTGAAAAAGAATCGTTGCCAGATTATCTTATTATTGATGAATTTATGGAAGATGCCTTAGAATTTATTACTTGTATTCGAAAAATGCCTTTGGGTATTAATGTATTTATTTATTATCTTTTGATTGAAGTAGATTTTGATAAGATGATTGCTGGCGCTAGAGCTGGAGTGAATAGCTTTTTATTAAAACCATTCAATCGTGAAGCCATTCAATTCGCAATGCGGGATTTGCCACAGATAAATCAATTAAAAGATGGAAACAATCTTTCAAATTCAATCTGA
- a CDS encoding histidine phosphotransferase family protein, producing the protein MVNNLSFSLSSMDLSALLCSRICHDIISPIGAIHNSLELLDEEGIEDEAIQLIRLSSMNAIARLKFIRLAFCYTGSVHSLVGLDEIKQIIRDFIAIDNRITVFWVSEETDLFRKKSKLLLNLFMIAYASLLKGGEIIISIKDSTADNIFSLKINGNRVRLPEKFIQIMAQDVDLEIDSHSVQLYYTALLADENDVKLSYEIIDDQNVVLSVLTKK; encoded by the coding sequence GTGGTAAACAATCTTTCTTTCAGCCTTTCTTCGATGGATCTTTCTGCATTGCTATGCAGTCGTATTTGTCATGATATCATTTCACCGATAGGCGCGATTCATAATAGTTTAGAGCTATTAGATGAAGAAGGAATTGAAGATGAAGCAATACAATTGATTCGTTTAAGCAGTATGAATGCAATAGCGCGTCTTAAGTTTATTAGATTAGCTTTTTGCTATACTGGTTCTGTCCATTCTTTAGTTGGCTTGGATGAAATTAAACAAATTATCAGAGATTTTATTGCTATTGATAATAGAATTACAGTATTTTGGGTAAGCGAGGAAACGGATCTTTTTAGGAAGAAATCTAAGCTTTTGCTCAATCTTTTTATGATAGCGTATGCTTCTCTTCTTAAGGGTGGAGAAATAATTATATCTATCAAGGATTCAACCGCTGACAATATTTTTTCTTTGAAAATTAATGGCAATCGAGTGCGATTACCTGAAAAATTCATTCAAATTATGGCTCAAGATGTAGATTTGGAAATTGATTCACACAGTGTGCAATTATATTACACGGCATTGTTAGCTGATGAAAATGATGTCAAGTTATCTTATGAGATTATTGATGACCAGAATGTTGTATTATCTGTATTAACAAAAAAATAG